One segment of Urocitellus parryii isolate mUroPar1 chromosome 5, mUroPar1.hap1, whole genome shotgun sequence DNA contains the following:
- the LOC113177467 gene encoding olfactory receptor 6C6, giving the protein MKNQSMEIEFILLGLTDDPQLQIVIFLFLFLNYSLSLMGNLIIILLTLMDPRLKTPMYFFLRNFSFLEVIFTTVCIPRFLVTIVNGDKTISYNNCVAQLFFILLLGVTEFYLLAAMSYDRYVAICKPLHYPVIMNSRVCYLLVLSSWATGFLIIFPPLVMGLKLDFCASKIIDHFMCETSPILQISCTDTHVLEMMSLVLAVLTLVITLVLVILSYACIVRTILKFPSAQQRTKAFSTCTSHMIVVSMTYGSCIFMYIKPSAKERVTVSKGVALLYTSIAPLLNPFIYTLRNQQVKEVFWDVLHKILCFSKNKI; this is encoded by the coding sequence atgaagaaccaATCAATGGAAATAGAGTTCATTCTATTAGGACTGACAGATGATCCACAATTGCaaattgtgatttttctgtttctatttctcaACTACTCATTGAGCCTAATGGGGAACTTAATCATTATCCTTCTCACTCTAATGGATCCCCGCCTCAAGACTCCCATGTATTTCTTTCTCCgtaatttctcctttttggaAGTCATATTCACAACAGTGTGTATTCCCAGATTCTTGGTAACCATTGTGAATGGAGACAAAACCATTTCTTACAATAACTGTGTAGctcaattattttttatccttttactaGGAGTTACAGAGTTTtacctcctggctgccatgtcctatgaccgctatgtCGCCATCTGCAAACCTCTGCATTACCCAGTCATTATGAACAGCAGAGTGTGCTACCTACTGGTGCTTAGCTCCTGGGCAACTGGATTCTTAATCATCTTTCCCCCTTTGGTCATGGGACTCAAGCTGGATTTCTGTGCTTCCAAAATCATTGATCACTTTATGTGTGAAACATCTCCTATCCTACAGATCTCTTGCACAGACACACATGTCCTTGAAATGATGTCGTTAGTCTTAGCTGTGCTGACACTTGTGATCACGTTGGTATTAGTGATTCTCTCTTATGCTTGCATCGTTAGGACCATTCTGAAATtcccttctgcacagcaaaggaccAAAGCTTTCTCCACCTGTACTTCCCACATGATTGTGGTCTCCATGACATATGGTAGCTGtatctttatgtatataaaaCCATCCGCAAAAGAAAGAGTGACTGTATCCAAAGGTGTAGCTTTGCTGTATACCTCAATTGCCCCTTTACTAAATCCCTTCATCTATACTCTAAGGAACCAGCAGGTGAAAGAAGTCTTCTGGGATGTATTACACAAGATTTTGtgtttctcaaaaaacaaaatttaa